A single window of Halobacteriovorax sp. GB3 DNA harbors:
- a CDS encoding LTA synthase family protein gives MLNLNKTWFTTKFLWFLYFGSLAFFHIRGDIQKIVFNTENIIVICLGFFSLYFLSESFNHACKSRFMRTFWGIFLIILYYFGIKYHYRTTNSFDYAVFIDNIRDALNPESAKVVAGTFKSKDIWIAVYMIPVLIFLEIWKKIFSKSFVQRRFTFSGLFLGIYLIGLFNLPYLFEEVSYTVKTGLEYYFGGLEKGEHYKELSSKENPFSKELLSTRERKNPHIFIVALESFNGLYINKKVDGKVITPVMNELTKEGLYAKNFYGNSIQTTKGHFSILCSRLPLLRGKASYKVDPSKVDCLPKELGKIGYESLFFQIYSNLEFDNARAFMKGIGFKHVQAALPSKLTEKQRNENIWGWGIQDDLGYKQYLDSSLEIIKQSEKPLFSMVATISHHMKFNYIPQSQRYIYPGDSGNGRKERYLNSLHLSDKYLGTFIDLLKEKGLYENSLIILTGDHSFPGGEHGYYSNEMGYNEESFRIPFIAIWKNQIEPQVIDKLAFSQLDIAPTIYDYLGYNLKIRASGQSILQATESVAPIVQPYDGLYLGSINWPSKYVWSKRFNKTVVYNLLEDPMELRPVDIESKEISILKDTLTVNENTLLTK, from the coding sequence ATGCTAAATTTAAATAAAACGTGGTTTACAACAAAATTTCTATGGTTTCTCTACTTTGGCTCACTCGCCTTCTTCCATATAAGAGGTGATATCCAAAAGATCGTTTTCAATACAGAAAACATTATCGTTATTTGCCTTGGTTTTTTCAGCCTCTACTTTTTAAGTGAGTCTTTCAATCATGCTTGTAAAAGCCGATTCATGAGAACCTTTTGGGGAATCTTTTTAATTATTCTCTATTACTTTGGAATCAAGTACCACTATCGTACGACAAATAGCTTTGATTACGCTGTCTTCATCGATAATATTCGCGATGCTCTCAATCCAGAAAGTGCAAAGGTTGTCGCTGGAACGTTTAAGTCCAAAGATATTTGGATTGCAGTTTATATGATTCCAGTTTTGATCTTTTTAGAGATTTGGAAAAAGATCTTCTCTAAGAGCTTTGTTCAAAGAAGGTTTACTTTTTCGGGGCTCTTTCTAGGCATCTATCTTATTGGGCTATTCAATCTCCCTTACCTCTTTGAGGAAGTAAGCTACACTGTGAAAACGGGACTAGAATACTATTTTGGAGGACTTGAAAAAGGAGAGCACTACAAGGAACTCTCATCAAAAGAAAATCCATTTTCAAAAGAATTGCTTTCAACGAGAGAAAGAAAAAATCCGCATATCTTTATTGTCGCCCTCGAATCTTTTAATGGCCTTTACATCAATAAAAAAGTTGATGGTAAAGTCATTACTCCAGTTATGAATGAACTTACAAAAGAAGGCCTTTACGCCAAAAACTTTTATGGGAACTCCATTCAAACGACAAAGGGGCATTTCAGTATATTATGTTCAAGACTTCCCCTACTCAGAGGAAAAGCTTCTTATAAAGTTGATCCTTCAAAAGTTGATTGCTTACCAAAAGAGCTTGGAAAAATAGGTTACGAAAGTCTCTTTTTTCAAATTTATAGTAATCTAGAATTTGATAATGCCAGGGCCTTTATGAAAGGAATTGGCTTCAAACATGTCCAAGCGGCTCTGCCAAGTAAACTTACAGAAAAACAGAGAAATGAGAATATCTGGGGCTGGGGAATTCAGGATGATCTGGGCTATAAACAATACCTTGATAGCTCTTTAGAAATTATCAAACAATCTGAAAAGCCTCTTTTTTCTATGGTTGCGACAATCAGCCACCATATGAAATTTAACTATATTCCTCAAAGCCAACGTTATATTTACCCTGGAGATTCCGGTAATGGTAGAAAAGAGCGCTACTTAAATTCTCTACATTTGAGCGATAAATACCTTGGAACATTTATTGATTTATTAAAAGAAAAAGGCCTTTATGAAAACAGTCTTATTATTCTAACGGGCGATCACAGTTTCCCAGGCGGAGAACATGGCTATTACTCTAATGAAATGGGTTACAATGAAGAATCTTTTCGCATCCCGTTTATCGCAATTTGGAAAAATCAAATTGAGCCACAAGTTATCGATAAGCTCGCCTTCTCTCAATTAGATATTGCACCGACTATTTACGATTACCTTGGATACAATTTAAAAATTAGAGCAAGTGGACAATCTATTCTTCAAGCAACTGAATCTGTTGCCCCAATTGTACAGCCTTATGATGGACTCTATCTGGGTTCAATTAACTGGCCTAGCAAATATGTCTGGTCCAAAAGATTCAACAAGACTGTTGTCTATAATCTACTTGAAGACCCAATGGAATTAAGACCAG
- a CDS encoding nucleotide sugar dehydrogenase gives MNLKEKIDRKNISVSVIGLGHIGLPLALRISESAIHVTGIDIDTKLIQTLSNGDSHLSHIDSKRVKKSLQKNLLTLSCDDKKIQQTDVTIICVPTLLTEQNEPDLTKIINVTNIVSKNLKENLDDEKLIIIESTLPPKATREILLPILLESGRTLGENLYISYSPEREDPGNHEFSTQTIPKLVSGLCDHSLNNALNFYSLIIDNPIPVASTEVAEMAKLIENAQRLINISFANEMKILMNRIDMNIDEVLDACATKPFGFQKVSAGPGIGGHCIPLTPQFLSSFSKTLGINSQLIDTATSINLKMPDFVLEQVGHHFQSPNQTRLLVLGITYKKNIAQVDSSPSLEIFKSLMKRGYQVSYHDPFHQEILIDGQKLESGILSRKYIENFDCVVLLTDHDQVDYDLVALSSRMIIDTRGKFTIDGKRVIKA, from the coding sequence ATGAATTTGAAAGAGAAAATCGACAGAAAAAATATTAGCGTCAGCGTGATTGGTCTTGGTCATATAGGCCTTCCTCTCGCCCTTAGAATAAGCGAATCAGCTATTCACGTTACAGGCATAGACATTGATACGAAGTTGATTCAAACGCTTTCAAATGGAGACTCTCACCTATCTCACATCGATTCGAAAAGAGTGAAAAAATCTCTTCAAAAAAATCTTCTCACTCTTTCATGTGATGATAAAAAAATTCAGCAAACTGATGTGACCATAATTTGTGTTCCCACTCTTTTAACAGAACAAAATGAACCTGACCTTACTAAGATTATAAATGTAACTAATATCGTTTCGAAAAATCTGAAGGAAAACCTCGACGATGAAAAGTTAATCATCATCGAAAGTACGCTTCCCCCAAAGGCCACCAGAGAGATCCTTCTTCCAATTCTTTTAGAGTCGGGAAGGACCTTAGGAGAAAACCTCTATATTAGTTATTCTCCAGAAAGAGAAGATCCAGGAAATCATGAGTTCTCTACGCAAACCATTCCAAAGCTTGTCTCGGGGCTTTGCGATCATTCGCTAAATAACGCTCTCAATTTCTACTCTTTGATTATAGATAACCCAATCCCAGTGGCGAGCACTGAAGTTGCAGAGATGGCCAAGCTTATAGAGAATGCGCAAAGGCTCATTAATATATCTTTTGCCAATGAGATGAAGATTTTAATGAATCGAATTGATATGAATATTGATGAAGTCCTCGATGCCTGTGCGACAAAGCCATTTGGCTTTCAAAAGGTCTCAGCTGGGCCAGGTATAGGAGGGCATTGTATCCCCCTAACCCCTCAATTTCTTTCATCTTTTTCTAAAACCTTAGGTATTAATTCCCAACTTATCGACACAGCAACGTCGATAAACTTAAAAATGCCAGATTTTGTTTTAGAGCAAGTCGGACATCACTTTCAATCGCCAAACCAGACGCGCCTTTTAGTCCTTGGAATCACTTACAAGAAAAACATCGCTCAAGTCGATAGTTCCCCCTCCCTTGAGATTTTTAAGAGTCTCATGAAAAGAGGTTATCAAGTTAGCTACCACGATCCTTTTCACCAGGAAATATTGATAGATGGGCAAAAGCTAGAGTCGGGCATTCTATCAAGAAAATATATTGAGAACTTCGACTGTGTAGTCCTTCTCACTGATCACGACCAGGTTGATTATGATCTTGTCGCACTCTCATCTCGAATGATCATTGATACACGAGGAAAATTCACAATCGATGGCAAGAGGGTTATCAAGGCCTAA